The Melanotaenia boesemani isolate fMelBoe1 chromosome 11, fMelBoe1.pri, whole genome shotgun sequence genome includes the window gccagcggttggagtcgcctcgtggcggggggtgaggccactggtggtgcctgggttggtgggcgtcggtcctgagccgggtggccgggctattctggggcgggctgggcgggggttctgggctctggtgcctgggggtggtcctcctccctccggggtggtgggctccgtatgggcctggggtctgggcctgcccggatgtgctgccatggtgtgggttggtgcatgccctggtgtctggttgacaccctgggacccagggtattgcccgggggcaggggggtgcaggggtttgaaggagggttgaaggggtttgaaggagggctgagtgggactcgagggattatagggggaggtgctggggtgtgagacagggatgcttgtatgttgtgtgtgtgtctatactttggatgtttgtgtgaatgggggggtatgtttgtgtgcgtgcgtatgcatgtgttaggatgagtgggggtgtgtctggggagtgagagtgggagggttggatgctgtgcgagtgtttatattttttgggtggggctgagagggcatatgtgagttatgatgagtgggagtgtgcaaggaaataggtgtgtgcatgtgtttctgtgtgtggttggggcggggttaagtgcacttgtgggggggggcttgggcgggcctgggggtggtgggccgtgggtctgccgctgtccccatcctctcattccccgttaggggtgtgagAGGGTGGGAaatttctggggtgggtggcggctcactggctgcggtccctgaatggcccggtcgtggggggcggcctctcctggcctgtcttgccctggggggcctcctggggagcaggggtgcctaatgccactaaaggctcatcatccagtgGGAAGTTTGCTTCGTTTGGTGGTGAGCGATTGTTGGTGcagcacgggggagggtgtgagtgtggggttatatggggtgcaggttgaagtagatggggagtggggggagggggccaacagcaccctggttcccggggtgtgcggctggaacatcggggtgtgtgctggcctacgccgggtggctgtctgggggggcctggtcctcctgggcatgttgcgggccctctgcctttgggggggtagggcggccgcctctgggctcctggggccctgggcccttcgcttgggctgccctgggtgggccggtccctggcggggccggcggctgctgatcttggcccactggggcctgtgccccgggaccgtggggggctcttgctggggctctcctctgccgcccttcgggtggggctggagttgtctttgtggtggggtggcatgggttggtgctccggatctgctgctgagggcccggcccaggccctggtctgcctctggcctccgtggaggcaaggtcgcatttgcatgatctcactcaccactcgtcatcactgatcactccttgtttctcatgctctacatgctgacacagtcactgagttgttttgtgggtttttaatattaggcgataattattaaaaaaaaaaaaaaaaaaattgtattttttcctgagagttagtatctggtcgctgttatgtctttttgatttgatttggttattatttaaaaactcttaattactagcagccctgttttttttttttgttttgttttgttttgttttgttttttttttctgtgtgtgtgtttctgcttttgtaaaagttgtaggaaattttctggtgtgttcatgtacaggtgtaacagtttgttgtctggtgatggtgtggattgaagggtcgttttccttctgtctgtgatctttttgtctcctttcttctttcccttttgctcttttttttgctgttttccatctttttctgtggagggaatacttcgaagacctcctcaatcccaccaacacgtcttctgatgaggaagcagagtctggggcaGCTGGTGCTGGCttgcctatctctggggctgaggtcgctgaggtggttaaaaactctggatgccgtagggctgtcttggttgacacgcctctgcagcatcgcgtggacatcggggacagtccccctggactggcagactggggtggtggtccccctcttcaaaaagggggaccggagggtgtgctccaactacagggggatcacactcctcagcctccccggtaaggtctattcaggggtgcttaagaggagggtccgtcagatagtcaaacctcgaattgaggaggagcagtgtggttttcgtcccggtcgtggaacagtggaccagctctacaccctctttggggtctttgagggggcatgggagtttgcccaaccaatctacatgtgttttgtggatttggagaaggcatttgaccgtgttccccggggactcctgtggggggtactctgggagtatggagtgccggactcgcttgtacgagctgtcccgtccctgtacaaccggtgtcagagcttggtccggattgccggcagtaaatcagaatcgtttccggtgcgggttggactccgccaaggctgtcctttatcaccgattctgttcataacttttatggacagaatttctaggcgcagccgaggtgtggaggggatccggttcggtggcctcaggattcggtctctgctctttgcggatgacgtggttctgttggcttcatcgggacgtgatcttcagctcgcgattcgcagctgagtgtgaagcagctgggatgagaatcagcacctccaaatccgagaccatggtcctcagccgtaaaaagggtggagtgctctctccgggtctgcgatggggtcctgccccaagtggaggagtttacatatctcggggtcttgttcacgagtgaggaaaggatggagcgggagatcgacaggcggatctgTGCGGCGTCcacagtgatgcgggctctgcatcggcctgtcgtggtgaagagagagctgagccaaaaggcaaagctctcgatttaccggtcgatctacgttcctaccctcacctatggtcataaGCTGTGgctaatgaccgaaagaacgagatcttgaatacaagcggccgaaatgagtttcctccgcagggtggccgggctctcccttagagatagggtgagaagctcagtgatccgggaggggctcagagtagagccgcttctcctccacatcgagaggagccagatgaggtggctcgggcatctggttaggatgcctcctggacgcctccctggtgagatgTTCCGGGcgcgtcccaccggaaggaggccccggggaagacccaggacacgctggacagactacatctctcggctggcctgggaatacctcgggatcccttcggatgagctagtgaatgtggccggggagaggtaagtctgggtttccctgcttaggcagctgcccccgcgacctgaCTCCGGAAAAGcagaagagaatggatggatggatggtgtctggaagtcccacaggatcttagctttCTCATTCCCCACCTCCTTGATTCTGaatgtgacctaggggtctccagtctatattctgcacagatgtttctgtacgcTGTGCCGGCTACTTGGTTAATAtatccatgtattctttgcctgccagtatctatCACCTTGCtatgaggtgctggattgtttcagagGCCTCTTTACACAACCTGCAGCTGGGGTCCTGCTTAGTGTGGTAGATCTAGGCCTCgattgccctggtactcaagactggctgctgtgctgccatgattagcgccTCTGTGCCGTCCTTCTGTCCAGTCCTTTCTAGTTATTGgcaggacttgttcatatctgcCACTTCAGCTATTTGTCGGCGGTTCATCCCATGCAGGGGTTTGTCCTCCATGATGGCGCCTCcttttcattctcctccaggttgcATTGCCCATCTTCCTGGTGTATCTATAGAACTtagatgtttcatcttggatagtggctCTTACGCTCACTAGTCCTCAACGGAATCTTCTACGCATGATAATCAGCTTTGTGCTTCAACATTTGTGGTTTGAagttccatatatatatatatatattccaccAAAGAATATGTTGACCGCCAGCTTTGCACCTGGTTTAACTAAATTCTCACCTACTGAATGAGGTTTTCCTGCTTTGGCGATCAAGAAGGACACCTTGTATGAAGCCTCTGCCTTTGTATTTTGTAGTTTGTTCGTTTTTTTTGTGCGGACCAATAGTGAACCGGGGACCACACTTTGAGAAAGGCTGTaatatatacactgctcaaaaaataaaggaaacacttaaacaacacagcgtaactccaagtcagtcacacttgtgtgaaatcaaactgtccacttaggaagcaacgcTGACTGACCATCAGttccacatgctgttgtgtaaatggaacaggtggaaattataggcaattagcaacACACCCCCAATAAAaaagtggttctgcaggtggggaccacagaccacttctcagttctgctttctggctgatgttttggtgacttttgaatgctggcggtgctttcactctagtggtagcatgagacggagtctacaacccaaacaagtggctcaggtagtacagctcatccaggatggctcaTCAACGCAAGCTGTGgccagaaggtttgctgtgtctgtcagcgtagtgtccagagcatggaggtgctaccaggagacaggccagtccatcaggagatgtggaggaggccgcaggaggacaacaacccagcagcaggacgctacctccacctttgtacaaggaggaacaggaggagcactgccagagccctgcaacatgacctccagcaggccacagatgtgcatgtgtagctcaaacggtcagaaacagactccatgagggaggtatgagggccgacgtccacaggtgggggttgtgtttacagaccaacaccgtgcaggacgtttggcatttaccagagaaaacaccaagattggtaACTTCACCactgtgttcttcacagatgaaagcaggttcacactgagcacatgagaCAGACGTGTTAGAGTCTGGAAACgtcgtggagaacgttctgctgcctgaacGTCCTCCAGCATGagcggtttggcagtgggtcagtaatggtcgggggtggcatttctttgggggggcgcacagccctccatgtgctcgccagagttagcctgactgccattaggtaccgagatgagatcctaagaccccttgtgagaccatatgctggtgcggttggtcctgggttcctcctaatgcaagacaatggtAGACCTCATGtagctggagtgtgtcagcagttcctgccagACGAAGCATCAATACTATAGACTGGctgcccgttccccagacctgaatccagctgagaacatctgggacatcatgtctccatccaccaacagactgtccaggagttggcggatgctctagtccaggtctgggaggagatccctcaggagaccatccgccacctcatcaggagcatgagcctcattctgacttgttttaaggacattacatcaaagctggatcagcctgtagttgtttttccactttattttgagtgtgactccaaatccagacctccatgggttaataaatttccATTGGtgatttttgtgtgattttgttgtcggCGCATTCAACTATgtacaaagtgtttaataagaatgtttcattcattcacatctaggatgttattttagtgtttcctTTATCTTTTGTGAGCAGCGTATATCAGTGGggcaaaaatgtatttaatcagCCACCAACTGTGCAAGTTCtcccacttaaaaagatgagaggCCTGTAATTTTCATCAGAAGTTTACCTCAACTATGAGAGActaaaagagggaaaaaatccagaaaatcacattgtctgattttaattaatttgctaattatggtgaaaaataaatatttgatccATAACAAAAGTTCATCTCAATACTTTGTTATATAGCCTTTGTTGGCAATGACAGAGGTCAGACGTTTTCTGGCAGGTTTCCACACACTGTCGCTGGTATTTTGGCCCGTTCCTCCATGCAGATCTCCTCTAGAACAACCATGTTTTGGGGCTGTCGCTGAGAAACACGGACTTATAACTCCCTCCAAACATTTTCTATGGGGTTGAGATCTGGAGACCGGCTAGGCCACCCCTTGAAATGTTTCTTACGAAGCCGCTCCTTCGTTGCCTGGGCggtgtgtttggggtcattGTCATGGTGAAAGACCCAGCCACGTTTCATCTTCAACGCCCTTGCTGATGGAAGGAGGTTTTCACTCAAAATCTCACCATACATGGccccattcattctttcctttacATGGATCAGGTTTCATCTGAACATATGACCACTTTCTTTGTCCTACCTTGTCTATTGTTTATTGGTAGCTGGTAAGCTAGCTCGTATGCAGGGAGATGGGGTTAGAGGGATGGGGCAAAATCACAGATGGTTTTTGACCAGGTCTGCAGAGCCAGGTGGTGTGATGGACATCAGTGTGGTGTGGTGTGAAGAGGTTTATGATGTGaaccacattttaaatgtcCTCTCTGCTGTGAAGTAAATTACAGGAGTTTATACTGTATGAACTGTAAAAGATGAGTCCAGAAGTTGGATTAAGGAGTGATAGATACATCATTTCTTTACTGTTTTATAGACGGTATTAAAGGTTTCTAAAAAAAACTCGTAAACAGACCAGAGAAGATTCAGACTTTCTACAACTGTTTTCCTTTAATAATGGTTCCCTCATCGAACACACATCCCTGCTTCATCCAagtctttgctttattttatttttcaggatCTTGACGTCCTGTTGGCACTTACTGAGAAACAGAAGACAGACGACTGGTTGCTAACAGCTTCAGAGATCTCACACAGCTACAGCCAGAAACTTCTGATCATGACGGACAAAGACAAGTCAACGAGTGACAGAGTCCACCAGGAAGACTTCATGGATCCTCGTTACTCTGAAATAGTCAGCGAGGAATGTTTGTACAATGAATCCTGTGTACCAGAAGTAGGCAGCAGCTCTGTAGTGAAAATATTTGGAAGCGTTTCAGAGGACGGACAAACTGTTTCTGGTCTTTCTGCTTCATCACTTGCTAATCTGATGCTGAAAACATCTCTGGAAGCAGCAGGAGTTTTCTCTCTTGATGGAAACACGACCACAGAGTTCCAACATAACTTCATGAGAGCTTTTATGGTCCGGGGACTGAAAGCGGTCTTAGAAACCAACCAGGAGAATCACCAGATTTACCAGGTGATGGGTCAGCCGGACTCAGTCTCCACGTACAGAATTCCTCAAAGAGAAGTGGATCCCAGCACCCAGTACGACCACCAGCAGATAATCATGTTACAGGACGATGAAGTGGTCAGAAAAGCTGCATCTTTTCTTTATGAGGAGCATCCAGCAGTGAGTTCCGTCTATGTTCTGGATGACAAGCAAAAAGTGAAACTGATTGGAGGTAAATCAACACCTCTGTCAGAGAACAGCAGGCTGGTTCTGGTGGGCCACGGAGCCAGAGACCAGTCTGGAGAGATGAGAGTTTCAGGGTTCTCGTACGAAGATGTGTCCAGCATCATTCAGAGCACCTCCAGGGTGGgaaataaaatcagaacaaCCAGAGTGTTGGCCTGTGAGGTGGGATCGGATCAACGGTTCATAGAAAGTCTGCTGAAGACGCTGAGAGGAGTCGGCATTGAGACGGAGCTGCACCTGTGGAACGCTGTGATCCAGGTCACTCAGACGGGAAACATAATCAGTCGGGACGTCTCTCCAGATGGACCGCAGTGGAGACTCAACGATGGCAGCAAGAAGGTGGTGGCAGCTCTCCACAGGAACGGAGAGGTGATCCGAAGACACGAGTCTGGAAGTAGAGGAGAGCAGGTTTTTACCGAGGAAACAAACTTCCTACAACCTCccaaaaaca containing:
- the LOC121649051 gene encoding uncharacterized protein LOC121649051, with the protein product MMAGLRRWRTLQILILFSLLGLSGQFEMKEDLREKVEPDVAALHRLQRPPGQLFHSADTNRLNVDQSPMSLLRGFQESGNFTACVIKKEQDLDVLLALTEKQKTDDWLLTASEISHSYSQKLLIMTDKDKSTSDRVHQEDFMDPRYSEIVSEECLYNESCVPEVGSSSVSGLSASSLANLMLKTSLEAAGVFSLDGNTTTEFQHNFMRAFMVRGLKAVLETNQENHQIYQVMGQPDSVSTYRIPQREVDPSTQYDHQQIIMLQDDEVVRKAASFLYEEHPAVSSVYVLDDKQKVKLIGGKSTPLSENSRLVLVGHGARDQSGEMRVSGFSYEDVSSIIQSTSRVGNKIRTTRVLACEVGSDQRFIESLLKTLRGVGIETELHLWNAVIQVTQTGNIISRDVSPDGPQWRLNDGSKKVVAALHRNGEVIRRHESGSRGEQVFTEETNFLQPPKNTGKAGASTTQQPQSFISPEVYNKMDQNDFGEVKQIKKDFNKIEGLTWGMFHSDQQAPGRVPINANIEDECKLGNCYLMNIRWHKEEAGLIKTCEDSEARQHLTSPAQPHETHS